In Pseudomonadota bacterium, the genomic stretch GCCGGTCATTTTCAGCGGCTCACGGACGCAGGTGCGCCGCTCATAGAAGAGTTTGAAGACATTCAAGTCGCAGGCGCTGCTTTGCTCGGTCAAGACATTCGCGCCATAGCGTCTGACGAGACGCTTGAGATTGCCTGCAAGGTCCTTACCGATGCCATCGCATATCACGATAGCGGGCGATTCCTGATCTGTGCGGCCGATGCAATCGTAGATTCTGAATTCGCTGAAGAGATAACTGCGAGGATTCTCACCGCCATCCTCCACGGAATGGGTTCCCTTTAGAAAGTCATCGGTATCTCCAGGCTGCGGGCAAGCGTCCAGGAAGTCCGTCAATATCGAACAACTCGCTCATGAAGCGCGCCTGGTCTTCTGCATGACCTGAATCGAAGGAGAGCACCCGACGGGGCGACGGCTAGAGCACAACACGTGGCTCATACCCGAAGGTCGCTCGGGTGTGACAGGGAGAACCTTCCGGCCTACGGCACGCGCGAGGTCCGGAAGAAGATCAAGCGCTGGGTTCTCGGTGGGACGTTGCGACGACTGATCGACGAACTCGCCGCGCAGGCGCATCACTAGTACGACGTTCTCGAATGGCGCCTAGCTTGCCCGGCCGAGCGAGTGAATCACCAAATCCGGGCGCCTCGTCCTAATTCGCGATGGGCGACAAAAAGCTTTCGACCTGACTTCGCACACCGCACAGGTCGTCGCGCGAATGTTATTTGCCGATATCGGATGAACTGTAGGCAATTGACTAAAAGGAGATTTCTCCTATGAGATAGCCCCGCCTTGCCGATGTACGTTGCCGGTCCTCCGCCTTGTCTAAACGGCGCCTGCAAGCGCTTGCGTCACGGCTAACTGTTGGATTATTTGTAATCTTCGTGCTACATAAAGGCGGTCTTGGTAGCGCGAAGCCGTCAGATGCCTACACCACACCACCCGCCCGCCGCAGTACGGCGCATCCTGCGCAAGCTAGGCGCGGACATTCATGACGCTCGTCGGCGGCGGCGCCTGCCCATGGCCGTGGTGGCCGAACGCGCGTTCACGTCCCGCTCGACCCTGCAAAAGGTCGAAGCGGGGGACGCCAATGTCAGCATTGGCATATACGCCGCGGTCCTGCAGGCGCTTGGCCTGCTCGATGGCCTCGGCGAGGTAGCCGACATCGCCGGCGACAGTGTCGGCCAAGCCCTCGCCAGCGCGGAGCTGCCGAAGCGCGTTCGCTTAAGACGACCTTCCGAACCACCGGCCCATGAGTGACATCGAAGTCCATATCGACCTCGACGGACGCACGCGTCCTGTCGGTGTGGCCCGCAGCAATAAGGTGCGCGGCAACGAGTTAGTCGTGTTCGAGTACGCGCCGGAATGGCTCGCCGATCCGGCACGCTTCTCAATTGAGCCCGCCCTCGCTTTAACGCGTGGCAGCTTTGCACCACGTGCCGGGCAAACCATCTTCGGATCCATCGGCGATTCCGCACCTGACACCTGGGGACGGCGCCTCATGCAACGCGCCGAGCGACGCCTGGCCGAGCGTGAGGGCCGGGCGGTCCGCACCCTGGCCGAGAGCGACTATCTACTCGGCGTTGCCGACGAAACCCGGCTTGGCGCTTTACGCTTCCGCCGGACTGGCGAAGATGTTTTCCAGGCGCCCATTCGCGACGGCGTGCCTGCTTTGGTCGACCTCGGACGCCTCCTCGCCGTGACCGAGCGCATCCTGCGCGATGAAGAAACGGACGAAGATTTCCAGCTCATCTTCGCGCCAGGATCTTCGCTTGGCGGTGCGCGCCCCAAGGCATCGGTCATCGATCAACACGGCCGCCTCTTCATCGCGAAGTTTCCGAAGGAGACCGACGAATACAGCATGGAGACCTGGGAGGAGATCGCCCTGCGCCTCGCTGAGCGCGCCGGCATCGCGACGCCCTCGCATGAATTGCTGGAGGTCGGAGGAAAGGCGGTGCTCCTGTCGCGACGCTTCGATAGGGAGGGCGCTTTGCGCATCCCGTTCCTCTCCGCGATGGCCATGACGGGATCCAAGGACGGGGAGCGCGGAAGCTATCCGGAAATCGTCGATGCGATCACCCGGCATGGCGCTCAAGGTAAAGCCGATGCACAGGCGCTCTATCGTCGCGTCGCCTTCAACGTGCTGATCTCTAATGTCGACGACCACCTGCGCAATCATGGCTTCCTGTGGCTAGGCAAGTCGGGCTGGTCGCTTTCCCCCGCCTATGACCTCAATCCTGTGCCGACCGACCTGAAAGCGCGTGTGCTGACGACCAACGTCGATCTCGACGAAGGCACCTGCTCCATTGACCTGCTTGAAGCCGCTTCAGGATATTTTGGTCTTGGCCTCGGATCGGCGCGCGCCATCATTAAAGAGGTGGCTGTGGTAACAGCGACTTGGCGGGAGACTGCGAGGCAGGCGGGGGGGCGCGCTGCAGAAATCAACCGTATGGCCAGTGCTTTTGAGCACGACGAGCTCAGGCAGGCGCTTGCCCTATGAGGGCCACTGATAGGGAACGGTGGTTTAGCGCCGGTTTAAGACTGAGTCGCCGCTTCCGCACTTTTCGGTCGGCGCTAACGGCCCCAGCTATCTATGGCACCGCTTTGAGAAAGTGGCGCCCCATTGGGTCAGGCCTAAGCCGACTCCCGCATAACTGGCATCCACTCCAATATTGCTTCCTCGAACTCATAGTTCGTTATTGGATGCATCCCCAGCATCTCCGCTAAATTATCGCGACTAACCATATCTACTAGGTTGGCGTCTGCCTGCACCTTGGCCCCGCTGGTAAACGTTTGGTTGGTCACTGCCAGTTTTCTCATTCTTCTACCGGAATATCTGGCTTGGTATCTGGCCGCCCCAGCCGTGACTTCCTTAATTGCGTCCCAACCGATTTGGCTATTAATTGAACTCTTACATTGCAAAAGCTCGCCTTCTTGGCCAGATAGCGCTACGACATCAACACCACCATCGCCGCCTCGCTTCTGAGTGACCATTGCGGAATATCCGCGCTTGGTCCATAGCAGGCAACAAAAGACCTCGAAGCTAAATCCATCCATACGATCCACGTCATCCAAAGTGAGGTAGCGCCTCGGCGGCGCTTCGCCACCCTCCCCTTCGCCAAGTAGCTCTGAAAGGGTCGCATCCTTACTTGTCGCTTTAAGCATCGCCGCCAGCCCGCCGTCGTCCAACGTAGCGCCCGCCAAACCTGCTTTGCGCTTCAACAACTGATCCAGACGCTCTTCGAAGGTGACAAACTCGCCCGATATGACCGTAGGGCAGTAAACGTATACGTCGCGCTCTTGACCGATCCGAAAGGCGCGGTCAGTAGCTTGCGATTCTTTGGCCGGATTCCAGGCGCGCGTAAAATGAAATACATGATTCGCTGCGGTGACGTTTAGTCCCGCACCGGCCGCAAGTGTTGACAAGATAATCACGTCAAAACCTTCACTCGCGGAGAATTTATCGATGTAGGCTTGGCGGCCCTGGGTCTCGCCGTTGATGATAAATGGCTTCAAATTGAAAGCGTCTTTGAGGAAGTAGTAAAGCGCAGCCTGAACCTCCCTCAACTCTGTAAAGACGATGGCCTTTTGGCCAGCACTTCGGACTTCGTCGAGTCGATCCAAGAGCCATCTTAGCTTTGGCGAATTCCCTAAGTGGGCGTCGCGACCCGCGTGATCGACCTTAAACTTATTGCCGGGCAAGCAGTAGGGTTCGGCACAGACTGCCTTCATCAAATGCAGGGCCCCAAAAGAGAGCTGTGCGCGCTTACGCCCGTCAATCTCCTTGGCCGCATCCTGCAGCTTTCTCAGACCTCCTTTGTAAAGGACACGTTGATAGTCTGTTAGAGCGATTTCAAGCCGTTCTCTTTCCTCCAAGACTGATTTAAATTGCACCTGTACATCGCCAACTGCCTTGACGGCGAAGAACTTCTTTGGCAATTCGTCAGCAATGTCAGCCTTGGTCCGGCGAAGGGTTTGCGGACTGATCATTGCTTGGAGCCGTTCTAGCGACTGCTTGAGATCATCGGTCTCGCCCTCGATAGGACGTCTATAGGAACGCCCGAATTCTTCAAGAGCGCCGAGCAAACCAGGTTGCACAAAGTCGAAAAGACACCACAGGTCCGCAAGCGAGTTCTCGACCGGCGTCCCAGTGCAGGCAATTCGGAAATCGGCTTTTAGCTTCTTGACCGCTAGAGTTACAAGCGTGCCTGGCGTCTTAATACGCTGTGCTTCGTCGCAAATAACGATCGCAAACGCCTGCTTAGCAAACGAGAACTCATAGGAGGTCAAGACTTCGTAAGTGGTAACGATAATCTTACTGGCCCCTACCCAGCCGGGCCTTAGAAGATCGACAATCCCTTTAGTTTGTAATTGACTGTCGATAAGGCCGAGTGGCTGCTTGCGCTTCTTAAGTTCGTCCCCATACAGAATGAGAAAATCGGGGAACGAGGGGGTAAAAAATTTGTTAGCCTCGTTGGCCCAGTTGTCGAGCAAACTCTTGGGCGCAAAAATGACCGAAGGTGCCGCATTTGGGTTCCGCTCATAGTAAGTCCCCAGCACAGTCAACAACTGCAAGGTTTTTCCCAACCCCATATCGTCGGCCAACAAAGCACCACGACATGCAGAAGGAGATTTCGAAACGAGGTGCTGCAGCCATGCAATTCCCTCGTGTTGATGCTGCTTGACGCTCACGCCTGCTCGCATTGATTTTGGCATATGAGCCACTGCCCCCGTGGGAAGGGCGAGCATGATTCGTCGCTCTTCCAGGTAATCCACTCCATGAAAGTTTGTCTTTACCAGCAGCGTTTCAGGACGTCCTCTTTTTTCCTTTTGTGTAGTCGGCTGCTCGTTCTTCACGCTTTCCTGGGCCCCGAGCATGCTTCGGAATCCATCAATCAATGACCGTGCTTGAGCTGTAGTGATCTCCGTTGGAAGACGATCGCTACTAACTGAAGCATCGCCATTCATTTCTGCATCTTTCACCTGGATTTCAAAGTCCTCGACCCACTGCTCGCTCAATGGAATGAGGACCTCTCCCTCATGACCCTGCAAGACCACTTTGACCATCGGAGTTAAATCACTGGGGACCCATACTGTTGCGTCACCATCCCTTGCCTTCTCACGCTGAAACACCGGGACGTAAATCGGTCTCGCTACGCCGATGCCTTCGATTCTTCCGCTATAGCCGTCAAGCTCATATATGTCTCCGAAAGATATGGACTCCTGCGGCTGTGAACGCCAGAGATTCAAAAGTTGCTGTCCCTGAGCGAGCTGTGTTGGCGATTCACCGTCGATGGTAAGATCGTATTCTTCCCACGCAAACTGCTCACGATCGCCCTCAAGCGCGACCTTGAGAGCAATCAGAAACTCCTCAAGATGAGCTGCCGACACCATCGCGTGCCTGTTTGTCTGGGCCGATCCATCCGCGAAAAATTCGGTTACGACAAGGTCCGTGGAATTGATGCGTCCCTCGCCATACCGTCCTACGATACTGAACGTATTTGAGACCGCTCCCGCGTCTGCGCGATCTCTTTCGAACTCCTCTACTACCATTGCCTCATGGGCAGCCTCACCTAAGAATGCCCACGGATTATGTATAAATTTCTCAGCCTTTTGCCCTGCAACTCGGCGCCCAGGCATCTCTCTCTTGATAACCGAAAGAACCTCCCTTACGGGTTCGGAGATAACGACTCGGATTCGACCAGCCCCCCTGGTAAGGTCGTAATGGGATTGCACGGAGTTAAAGCCGTCGAAAGCAGTCAGCCAGCCATCCGGCGCGCCGTCAAAGGTCGGGGATACAGTCAGCACTCTTCCGAATGGCGTCTGTTCTTTAGATAAGCTCAGCCGAAGAGTGCCTGGCGTTAGTACATAGGTCGTTTCTAGGTATCGATTGGCATACAGGGCACCGGCGTTGTCGGCTATCTGGCGAATTCGGCCCCACGCTAGTTCATTCTCATGCTGTGTCTTCGTGGCTTCTTCACGTGATCCGAATCTATTGATTTCGGTGACGGTCGCCCAAGCGTCTCTCGAAAGCATCTGCGGTTTTCCCGCAACGGTCGCGACGGCGCCGTCCAGTCGCTCGATCGCTGCCTGTTGGCCGCCGTCCGCCCAGGCGGCGATTCTAAGCCCGAAGCTTGGGTCAGATAACGCGCCGGTACTGTCGAGAACGGGGCGCAATGGCCCCGATGGCGGCAGGCCGAGCAGGTACATAGCCCCTACATGTTCTGCTGAGGTTTGCAGGTGGTAGATGTCTTCCCAAGAGATCAGGGCCGATTGCGTCCCTAGGGAGCATCTTCCTTCACCGACGAGCTGTGCGAGGTAGGCTCCTAAAATGGACTCCTCTGGACCGGAATCTTCAATTGCATTTAGCAGCCCCTCAACCGAGGGTGACTGCAACGCTCTGGAAAATTCGACCCGAACCCCGCTCTCGGACCATGCCACACCCGATCCGGTCGGCGCGGGGCTTGCGGCGCCATCCCTTCTGAAGAAATCGAAGAGCCCCATCAACTACCTGCGTAATACCAAGCGTTTCGGCTGTTTGCCCACTTGAACCCCAGTGACTTTAGCTCGTCTCCGAGGACAACCCGTTGTCTAGGATCCTTGACCCAAAGCCTACCAACATTGGGATGTGTCCGTTCGTCGAGGATAAGCGCCCCAGGAAAGCGCGCGACCAACGAGGCGACCTTTCGCATATCCGGTCGTACCGGCCCGGCGGGGATTCACGTCTTCCAGCCAGTGAGCCTTGTGGAGACTTTCGCAGCCCCGACTTTGATGCGAGTGGATCCGATTTCGAACTGGACTGGTCAGGAAGTATTCCTAAGCGCTTCAGTTCATCCGCGGCCCTAGCCTGCCAACCTGGCGTATGGACGATTCGCGCGGCGCACTCGCCACCAAAACCAATAGCCAAGTCGCTGCTGCCGCCGGAATAGGCACGAGCGTACGGTTCGAATGGTAGCTGGTCGGATTGGTATACGTAGCAGGCATTCGGCTTCTTGCTGAATTCAATTATTAAATAGGAGCCAATCTGCATCATGAAAGCATCGACCTTTGGCTTATCGGTAAGCTGTGCATAAGCCCCTTCCTCTCGGGCGATAAGGTCCCGTATCTCGGCATTGGTCCGCTTAAGCGCCATGGTGTCAACACCGAAGATGAGTCTGGTCCAGTTAATCTGTTTCAGATAATTCGACCAAAATTCCAGGCGCCCTCATCCGCTTTATTTCTTGCCGCGAGAATGTCAAAGAAGTCCTTTAGGTTGCGCTCGTTGACCCAGCTTAGGACCATGTGCCAGACAGGGTCAGGGACCCGATTCCACGCGGTGGCTATGCCGGCTGCCTTGAGCTTCGGGTTCTTCCATACATCCAAGCGACATACGAAATCTCGCAATCTTTCGTCCGGCGGTGTCCCTTTGCACGCGTGGTACCGAACGAGCATTAGTTCGACTGATTCGTCCCGAAAGCCAGGATTGCTCTCAATGAGCTGAAGCAGTTGCGGGACTAGCCGACGAAACTCGACATCGCCCTCTTTTGCCGCTCGCTTCACAGCTCCAAGTACAAGGGAGTGCCAGAACCAGCTAGAGCGCGGGATACCAAGGTCCGTTGCGAGTTGGTTCACGCCGGATATATCGCCCCTCAGATAGTCGCGGGCGTACTTGTCTGAGGGTTCTTCCAAAAGAACATTGAATTCCTCTCTTAGAACCTTGACCCAATCCGGCACTAGGCCGGTGCCGACCCGCCCATCGATAAGCGGCCAAGTGTGCTCGAGGAACTCGCGCTGCTTGGACCAACCTTCAAGAGACTCGCCGGCCATACGCGCGCAAGGGTCGAAACTGAAATACGATTGGAGCAACCCGTACCACGTCAGTCGCCATAAATCGCCGCGCTTCGCTTCCGCATCGTAGACAGCCAAAAGGCTGTCGAACCGCTTATCACTAATGACCATCGCGCCCGATAGCTCTCGAATTGGTTCTGCTATCGCGGATGCGATGATGTCTCTTTGCCAGCTCCCGAGCTTCCGACCCTGCAAAAACTCTCGGGCGACTGCGTATGCATCTTCCTTGCTTGGCTTGCCCTTCGCATACCCCTGGAATATGCGCTCAGCTTCCTTTGTTGACTTGTCGACTAGCTCAGACTTGCCGAATGACCCTGGTCGGATCTCCATCATTGCGACAGCCGAGGCCAGGTCAGTCGTTAGTCTTTTTAAAGCGTTCGAGGCTAACATTTGCCGAACTCTTTGTTTGCGAGCGTCTCATTGGGTCTGGGGCGGTCTTCATCTAGCCCCCAGAAGTCAATTTTGAATTCAACGCGCCGACTGGCTGCTTTGTCTCTTTGTATGGAATTGAATGAATAGCCACCAACAAGAAATAGGTCCTGAACTTTCCTGAGCTGGTCGCTCGAAAGTCCGTCAGGAGCCGCCGTATTTTGGAATAGGGAGCAAACCACGCTGCGGCTTCTATCTAGACTTAGCTGCAAATTGTATAAATACGTACCATCCTCGTCAGTGAATCCTTCTACTACAATTCGACGCATCCACTGCTGCCCTTCTGGGGTCGCCTTGGCGCGCAAAAGTACTGGCACGTAGCTCCTAATAAACTGCCCCGCCGGTATACTGATGACGTAACTATTGCTTTCAAAACGAACGTCTTTGCCGAGGTCAACGCGGAAATTTTGCCGGTCAACGACTACTCCTCTGCTCGCAGGATCGTCCGCAATCATGTCCATGATTTTTCTAATAGCGCTGGCACGCGCGATCTCGGCCCTCGTATCCTCGTCGTATTTTTTGGTAACCGCCACGAGGGTTACCGCCATTACTACGAGAAACAACACCATCAACGCTGACATGAGATCGGAAAACGAAATCCAGAAGGGACTCTCGCCTTCGGGCTTGGATCCTCGCTTAAGTGCAGGTCGCGCGAACATTTCAGGCTCGCTTCATACGTTGAACAGCGTTTGCAAGTTCCTGCACGACCCCATTCAGGTGCCCGGTACCCTGGGCAAGATGTCTGTCCGTCTCGGCAATTGCGGACTTCACTTGGCTGACAAGAGAACTACCAAAATCAGTGAACGCCTTAACTAAGGCGGCATTCACCAAATCTAGATGTTCACGACTCTCCGCCTCAGACTTCCGCATCGCTTCGGCGCTTGCCTTGATGCTTGCTACTAACTCCTTCGACACGCCAGCTTCTTTTTTGGCCGACTCGATTAGGCCCATCAGGCCCGCTACCTGGGTGTCAACTGTCTTTCGGGTTGAGTCATACTGCTCGAATCCCTGGCGAATAACGGTCGCTGCGGTCTGAAGCGAGGCCGCAGCAGTGCCAAGCCCTTCGGATATCTTGGTCGATCTATCGAGTACCGTCGTCACTGCGTTGCCAGCCGTCTCAAACCGCTGAGCCGCGACTCCCATGGTAAGAGCGCCTTCATTCATGCCATCGATGGCCCGCAAGGAGACGTTTCCAAGCTCGTCCACGTTCTTCTGGGTCTTCTCTACTTGATCAGCTATGACGCCTAGCAGCACCTCTACTTGGGTAGTCAGTCCTCCGACCAACTGATTTGTCTGAGATGCGAGTCGGTCGTTGCGACCAGTTTCCTCCGCTGCGGAGCTCTTTCGGAGCGACTCAAGACTATTCATAGCGTCGGCGACTTCACTAAGGACCTTCATCACCGCTTCGTCCATCGCCTGTTTTGACTTGTTCTGCTCTTCTGTGACCAGCTTTCGAAAATCCTGAACAAATTCCCGCATCTGGCTTGTTAGGAGTTGTTGATTGTCTGCGGCCTTTTTCATTGCGTCTTCGAGCGTGCCACTCATCTGATTGGCCGCTTGCTCGTTAGTACGCTTTATGTCGGTCAGAAGATCTTCCAACGACGTCTGAATTGCGGCCATTGATTCCATCGAGCGCTGCATTTGCTCGTTTATTCCACGCATCTGGCCACCGAATGTGTCCTCCAACTTTGCCATAAAACCAGTCAGCAAGGTCTCAAGTACGGTACTGACCTGTTCTGTATTACCCTTCGTAGTAACCTCCATAGCCTCGCTGACGCGTTTCATCGGTTCAGCGAGTGCCGAAGAAATTGACTCCCCAATGCGGTCGCCAAGGGTGACTGCGGATGCGTCCTGTGCCTTGATCTGTCTTTCTACCAGATTGGTCATTAACTTATTAAGATCTTCGACAAGCGCGTCCTTAAGTTGCGCTGTACTTGCGGCGCTTTGTTCCGATGACCTAACAAGACGCGCCAGGTACTCTTCTCCCGCCCCCGTTGAATAGAGACTATCGATGCCGTGAGTCAGGTGCTCGACCAGACGATACAGAAGAGCGAGCGCAAGTCGACTCAGGAAGACGACGCCCATGGCACACGCAATTGCCATACCGGATGCCACAAATGCGTGCTGTACCCCCGTCATCAGGGGGCCTAATCCTTGCACTGCCGTGGCAGTCGTTGAAGGGTCGAATTTCTTTAATCCTTCTAGCAGTCCTGCGAACGTGCCGATGATGCCCAGCCCGGTGAGGATTCCGGGAAGGTGCCTGGTGAAATCATCGAATAGTCGACTGTCGACGAGTACCTCGCGTGTAAACATACTCTCCGCAGGTACGGTGGCTCGGACTTCGACCAATGCATCGAAGCCAGATGACGCCTTATGAAGCTCGTGTAAGGTATCGGCGTATTCTTCCCACAGATGCTTCGCTGGTTCCCAACGAAAGATCTTCGCAACCTCTTGAGGCTGCGGCGGGCTGGCTTCCCTTCCTAAACGACGAACCTTCCGGCCGCTGTTCCAAAGCTGGAACCAGACTTGAGTTCCTTTAATGAGATAGCCAAGCAGGAACGCGGTCGTCAATGCGACGACTAGTAAGAAAACGTACAGAGGCAGGTCATGGAGTGTTGCCAGCGAGGGGTGAATTGAGCCGAGTATCTGCGGTAGTTCGTTCATCCGGGCCCCGTTTCGTTGCTGATTGAGTCGACATTTTTGGATTCAGCCGAGTTCTATTCACATAAAAATGTCGCGACTTTCGACATAGCCGAACCTGAGATTTTTGTTAATGTTGCGCTCGCGACGCGGGGTCGACAACTAACTGAACGATCAGGGGAATCGCTTAATTTGAAACTGTGACGCACCGACTGTACCCCCCCCCATACCCACGCCATGGTTCGCCGCGTCGAAGTGCATCTGTTTACAATCCGGAAACAATTTTTCAGGGCCAGGTGGTCTACC encodes the following:
- a CDS encoding helix-turn-helix domain-containing protein — its product is MPTPHHPPAAVRRILRKLGADIHDARRRRRLPMAVVAERAFTSRSTLQKVEAGDANVSIGIYAAVLQALGLLDGLGEVADIAGDSVGQALASAELPKRVRLRRPSEPPAHE
- a CDS encoding type II toxin-antitoxin system HipA family toxin, with amino-acid sequence MSDIEVHIDLDGRTRPVGVARSNKVRGNELVVFEYAPEWLADPARFSIEPALALTRGSFAPRAGQTIFGSIGDSAPDTWGRRLMQRAERRLAEREGRAVRTLAESDYLLGVADETRLGALRFRRTGEDVFQAPIRDGVPALVDLGRLLAVTERILRDEETDEDFQLIFAPGSSLGGARPKASVIDQHGRLFIAKFPKETDEYSMETWEEIALRLAERAGIATPSHELLEVGGKAVLLSRRFDREGALRIPFLSAMAMTGSKDGERGSYPEIVDAITRHGAQGKADAQALYRRVAFNVLISNVDDHLRNHGFLWLGKSGWSLSPAYDLNPVPTDLKARVLTTNVDLDEGTCSIDLLEAASGYFGLGLGSARAIIKEVAVVTATWRETARQAGGRAAEINRMASAFEHDELRQALAL
- a CDS encoding nucleotidyl transferase AbiEii/AbiGii toxin family protein, producing the protein MDLIPFGDLESPPGNIAWPPAGTFVMSTLGFREALASGETIDIGSGTSFKVATLPSLVLLKLIAWNDRRNSKDAYDVTLIAQNYTDAGHFQRLTDAGAPLIEEFEDIQVAGAALLGQDIRAIASDETLEIACKVLTDAIAYHDSGRFLICAADAIVDSEFAEEITARILTAILHGMGSL
- a CDS encoding OmpA family protein, whose product is MFARPALKRGSKPEGESPFWISFSDLMSALMVLFLVVMAVTLVAVTKKYDEDTRAEIARASAIRKIMDMIADDPASRGVVVDRQNFRVDLGKDVRFESNSYVISIPAGQFIRSYVPVLLRAKATPEGQQWMRRIVVEGFTDEDGTYLYNLQLSLDRSRSVVCSLFQNTAAPDGLSSDQLRKVQDLFLVGGYSFNSIQRDKAASRRVEFKIDFWGLDEDRPRPNETLANKEFGKC
- the zorA gene encoding anti-phage defense ZorAB system ZorA, with the translated sequence MNELPQILGSIHPSLATLHDLPLYVFLLVVALTTAFLLGYLIKGTQVWFQLWNSGRKVRRLGREASPPQPQEVAKIFRWEPAKHLWEEYADTLHELHKASSGFDALVEVRATVPAESMFTREVLVDSRLFDDFTRHLPGILTGLGIIGTFAGLLEGLKKFDPSTTATAVQGLGPLMTGVQHAFVASGMAIACAMGVVFLSRLALALLYRLVEHLTHGIDSLYSTGAGEEYLARLVRSSEQSAASTAQLKDALVEDLNKLMTNLVERQIKAQDASAVTLGDRIGESISSALAEPMKRVSEAMEVTTKGNTEQVSTVLETLLTGFMAKLEDTFGGQMRGINEQMQRSMESMAAIQTSLEDLLTDIKRTNEQAANQMSGTLEDAMKKAADNQQLLTSQMREFVQDFRKLVTEEQNKSKQAMDEAVMKVLSEVADAMNSLESLRKSSAAEETGRNDRLASQTNQLVGGLTTQVEVLLGVIADQVEKTQKNVDELGNVSLRAIDGMNEGALTMGVAAQRFETAGNAVTTVLDRSTKISEGLGTAAASLQTAATVIRQGFEQYDSTRKTVDTQVAGLMGLIESAKKEAGVSKELVASIKASAEAMRKSEAESREHLDLVNAALVKAFTDFGSSLVSQVKSAIAETDRHLAQGTGHLNGVVQELANAVQRMKRA
- a CDS encoding restriction endonuclease, translated to MGLFDFFRRDGAASPAPTGSGVAWSESGVRVEFSRALQSPSVEGLLNAIEDSGPEESILGAYLAQLVGEGRCSLGTQSALISWEDIYHLQTSAEHVGAMYLLGLPPSGPLRPVLDSTGALSDPSFGLRIAAWADGGQQAAIERLDGAVATVAGKPQMLSRDAWATVTEINRFGSREEATKTQHENELAWGRIRQIADNAGALYANRYLETTYVLTPGTLRLSLSKEQTPFGRVLTVSPTFDGAPDGWLTAFDGFNSVQSHYDLTRGAGRIRVVISEPVREVLSVIKREMPGRRVAGQKAEKFIHNPWAFLGEAAHEAMVVEEFERDRADAGAVSNTFSIVGRYGEGRINSTDLVVTEFFADGSAQTNRHAMVSAAHLEEFLIALKVALEGDREQFAWEEYDLTIDGESPTQLAQGQQLLNLWRSQPQESISFGDIYELDGYSGRIEGIGVARPIYVPVFQREKARDGDATVWVPSDLTPMVKVVLQGHEGEVLIPLSEQWVEDFEIQVKDAEMNGDASVSSDRLPTEITTAQARSLIDGFRSMLGAQESVKNEQPTTQKEKRGRPETLLVKTNFHGVDYLEERRIMLALPTGAVAHMPKSMRAGVSVKQHQHEGIAWLQHLVSKSPSACRGALLADDMGLGKTLQLLTVLGTYYERNPNAAPSVIFAPKSLLDNWANEANKFFTPSFPDFLILYGDELKKRKQPLGLIDSQLQTKGIVDLLRPGWVGASKIIVTTYEVLTSYEFSFAKQAFAIVICDEAQRIKTPGTLVTLAVKKLKADFRIACTGTPVENSLADLWCLFDFVQPGLLGALEEFGRSYRRPIEGETDDLKQSLERLQAMISPQTLRRTKADIADELPKKFFAVKAVGDVQVQFKSVLEERERLEIALTDYQRVLYKGGLRKLQDAAKEIDGRKRAQLSFGALHLMKAVCAEPYCLPGNKFKVDHAGRDAHLGNSPKLRWLLDRLDEVRSAGQKAIVFTELREVQAALYYFLKDAFNLKPFIINGETQGRQAYIDKFSASEGFDVIILSTLAAGAGLNVTAANHVFHFTRAWNPAKESQATDRAFRIGQERDVYVYCPTVISGEFVTFEERLDQLLKRKAGLAGATLDDGGLAAMLKATSKDATLSELLGEGEGGEAPPRRYLTLDDVDRMDGFSFEVFCCLLWTKRGYSAMVTQKRGGDGGVDVVALSGQEGELLQCKSSINSQIGWDAIKEVTAGAARYQARYSGRRMRKLAVTNQTFTSGAKVQADANLVDMVSRDNLAEMLGMHPITNYEFEEAILEWMPVMRESA